Proteins encoded together in one Shewanella oneidensis MR-1 window:
- the rsxC gene encoding electron transport complex subunit RsxC, whose product MLTLLDQLDKGTLWRSPGGIHPPEVKFLSNTTPISQLPLAREYLVPVPQVGENCTLAVKVGDKVLKGTPLTQGTSIWHLPVHAPTSGAVVAIELRASNHASALPVNTCVIAADGEDRWCELTSGSLDSLSNQQIITKIHAAGIAGMGGAAFPSHIKLNPVSEIELVIINGVECEPYISADDRLMREYSQEILAGIGIIHRLLAPKRIVIAIEDNKPEAIQAMQNAVSQSTLPTGSVRVTVIPTKYPSGGEKQLIQIITGREVPSGAIPAKLGIVVHNVGTAFAIHQAVTQGKPLIERVVTVTGQNVGKPGNYWLPIGTPVEHVLAHTEFNAAADQKVIIGGPMMGHALPTIQVPILKGTNCILVPSSQEIGTTPEEKACIRCGECANACPALLLPQQLFWHAKAEEYDKAASYNLKDCIECGCCSYVCPSDIPLVEYYRIAKSALKQTADEKQQAERAKLRFEARLQRLEEEKLAREAKAKEAAARRQTTMTTTDKDAVAQAMARIAAKKAAQTTADDATATIATAEVDAVSTQAPKGKAAVAAAIARAKAKKAAATNVSQAEDDAESSKQTAPTEQAESLSQKDKVAAAIARAKAKKAAMNADSDANEGTDTAEINSDKPVIPSAANTEMDDKKAKVAAAVARAKAKKAAAQQTESNDAAEVQSSDVAESAQPSNATLKPELNSEPNSAPNSTLSPEDEKKAKVAAAVARAKAKKAAAQQVELNEDIPAQPIVGAEPVSAQPSNAPLSPELSAQLSPEDEKKAKVAAAVARAKAKKAAREADAISDSNE is encoded by the coding sequence GTGCTAACTTTATTAGATCAATTAGATAAAGGAACCCTTTGGCGCTCACCCGGTGGCATACATCCACCCGAAGTCAAATTCCTCTCCAATACTACGCCGATTAGCCAACTGCCATTAGCACGAGAATACCTCGTGCCTGTGCCACAGGTCGGTGAGAACTGCACCCTTGCAGTAAAAGTGGGCGACAAAGTATTAAAAGGTACGCCCTTAACTCAAGGTACATCCATTTGGCATTTACCCGTGCATGCGCCAACCTCCGGCGCTGTTGTCGCCATTGAGCTAAGAGCCAGTAACCACGCCTCGGCGCTACCAGTGAATACCTGTGTGATTGCCGCCGATGGTGAAGATCGTTGGTGTGAACTCACATCAGGCTCACTCGATAGTCTGAGTAATCAACAAATAATTACCAAGATCCATGCGGCAGGTATTGCCGGCATGGGCGGCGCAGCCTTTCCAAGCCATATCAAGCTTAATCCCGTTAGTGAAATCGAATTAGTGATTATCAACGGCGTAGAATGCGAGCCTTATATCAGTGCCGACGATCGACTCATGCGTGAATACAGCCAAGAGATATTGGCGGGCATTGGCATTATCCATCGCCTCTTAGCCCCCAAGCGCATTGTGATTGCTATTGAAGACAATAAGCCCGAAGCAATACAAGCCATGCAGAACGCAGTGAGTCAATCAACGCTTCCTACGGGCAGTGTTCGAGTCACAGTGATCCCAACCAAGTATCCTTCTGGCGGTGAAAAACAGCTTATTCAGATCATCACCGGTCGTGAAGTACCCTCTGGCGCCATCCCCGCTAAGCTTGGGATTGTGGTGCATAACGTCGGTACTGCTTTTGCGATTCACCAAGCTGTCACCCAAGGTAAACCACTGATTGAACGTGTAGTTACCGTTACTGGACAAAATGTCGGTAAACCTGGCAACTATTGGTTACCCATAGGCACGCCCGTTGAGCACGTGCTCGCCCATACCGAATTTAACGCCGCAGCCGATCAAAAGGTGATTATTGGCGGCCCGATGATGGGCCATGCGCTGCCAACGATCCAAGTGCCCATTTTAAAAGGCACTAACTGTATTTTGGTCCCGAGCAGTCAAGAGATTGGAACCACGCCAGAGGAAAAAGCCTGTATCCGCTGCGGCGAATGCGCCAATGCCTGCCCTGCACTCTTGCTACCACAGCAACTGTTTTGGCATGCCAAGGCTGAAGAATACGACAAAGCAGCCAGCTATAACCTCAAAGACTGTATCGAATGTGGCTGTTGTAGCTATGTATGTCCGAGTGATATACCCCTCGTGGAATACTACCGCATCGCCAAGTCAGCACTAAAACAAACCGCAGATGAAAAACAGCAAGCCGAGCGCGCAAAATTACGCTTCGAGGCACGACTTCAACGTCTTGAAGAAGAAAAACTCGCCCGTGAAGCCAAGGCGAAAGAAGCCGCTGCGCGTCGCCAAACGACCATGACCACAACGGATAAGGATGCCGTTGCACAGGCCATGGCGCGTATTGCCGCGAAGAAAGCAGCACAAACCACCGCCGATGACGCAACGGCTACGATCGCAACTGCTGAAGTTGATGCAGTCAGCACACAAGCACCTAAGGGTAAAGCGGCTGTAGCCGCTGCGATTGCCCGCGCAAAAGCTAAGAAAGCCGCTGCAACCAACGTTTCTCAAGCAGAAGATGATGCTGAATCTTCTAAGCAAACAGCGCCTACTGAACAAGCCGAGTCTTTATCGCAAAAAGATAAAGTCGCAGCGGCGATTGCGCGGGCCAAAGCCAAAAAAGCGGCGATGAATGCAGACTCAGATGCTAACGAGGGTACAGATACTGCTGAGATAAACTCAGATAAGCCTGTTATTCCATCCGCAGCTAACACTGAGATGGATGACAAAAAAGCCAAAGTGGCCGCTGCGGTTGCACGCGCTAAAGCTAAAAAGGCCGCTGCGCAACAAACCGAATCGAATGACGCTGCTGAAGTTCAGTCAAGTGATGTCGCAGAGTCAGCTCAGCCAAGCAATGCGACACTTAAGCCTGAACTTAACTCAGAACCTAATTCAGCACCTAATTCAACACTTAGTCCTGAAGATGAGAAAAAAGCCAAAGTGGCTGCAGCCGTTGCCCGTGCGAAAGCCAAAAAAGCTGCCGCGCAACAGGTCGAATTGAATGAGGATATCCCGGCTCAACCAATCGTTGGGGCCGAGCCAGTATCAGCTCAACCAAGTAATGCGCCACTTAGCCCTGAACTAAGCGCGCAACTCAGTCCAGAAGATGAGAAAAAGGCCAAAGTGGCCGCCGCTGTTGCCCGCGCGAAAGCAAAAAAAGCAGCAAGGGAAGCTGATGCGATCAGTGACTCAAATGAATAG
- the rsxD gene encoding electron transport complex subunit RsxD encodes MAFKIASSPHVTRNLQTSTVMQRVILCLLPGLVVQCAFFGWGTLIQVLLAIIVALSCEAAVMKLRKRSIKASLGDNSAMLTAILIGVAIPPLAPWWMIVMGTAFAIVIVKHLYGGLGHNLFNPAMAAYVLLLVSFPLQMTTWIAPSTVALNTPSIVDSLQLIFNVGAHVGMEQFRLGIDGISMATPLDTLKTDLSLGLTTTESMAKSIFDGSTGVGWFWVNLAYLAGGIVLLKLKAIRWHISTGVLAGLFVASSVGFLLSPDTHASPLFHLFSGATMLAAFFIATDPVTAATSPRGRIIFGALIGVLVYIIRTQGGYPDAFAFAVLLANLCAPFIDYYVRPRTYGHSAG; translated from the coding sequence ATGGCGTTTAAAATAGCATCATCACCCCATGTAACCCGTAATTTGCAGACATCAACAGTGATGCAGCGGGTGATTTTATGCTTGCTCCCAGGACTTGTGGTGCAATGCGCCTTTTTTGGCTGGGGCACGCTTATCCAAGTATTACTGGCGATTATCGTGGCCTTAAGCTGTGAAGCGGCGGTGATGAAACTGCGTAAGCGCAGCATCAAAGCGAGCCTTGGTGATAATAGCGCCATGCTCACGGCCATCTTAATTGGGGTTGCCATTCCTCCGCTCGCGCCTTGGTGGATGATCGTCATGGGCACCGCCTTTGCGATTGTTATCGTCAAGCATCTCTATGGCGGTTTAGGGCATAACCTGTTTAACCCGGCCATGGCCGCCTATGTGTTGTTACTGGTGTCGTTTCCGCTGCAGATGACAACTTGGATTGCGCCAAGTACCGTCGCACTCAATACCCCGAGTATTGTTGATAGTCTGCAACTTATCTTCAATGTCGGCGCCCACGTAGGCATGGAGCAATTTCGCCTAGGCATTGATGGCATCAGTATGGCAACACCGCTGGATACCTTAAAGACCGATCTTTCTTTAGGGCTAACAACGACCGAGAGTATGGCTAAAAGCATCTTTGATGGCAGCACAGGTGTTGGTTGGTTTTGGGTCAATTTAGCCTATTTAGCGGGCGGTATAGTGCTACTGAAGTTAAAAGCGATCCGCTGGCATATTAGTACGGGGGTATTAGCGGGATTATTTGTGGCATCTAGCGTCGGCTTTTTATTATCGCCCGATACCCATGCCAGCCCGCTGTTTCATTTATTCTCTGGTGCCACCATGCTTGCCGCCTTCTTTATTGCGACCGATCCCGTCACGGCCGCCACCAGTCCACGTGGCCGTATCATTTTCGGTGCGTTAATTGGTGTCTTGGTGTATATCATTCGCACCCAAGGTGGCTACCCCGATGCGTTTGCCTTTGCTGTGCTACTCGCAAACCTGTGTGCACCATTTATTGACTATTATGTGCGTCCGCGCACCTATGGCCACTCAGCGGGCTAG
- the rsxG gene encoding electron transport complex subunit RsxG, with translation MNNPMIKNGLLLALFALLCTGLVAVVNQQTFDKIKLQQQKELMGILHQLIPEEIHDNELTAQCTLLQNKEALGTEDAMPAYIATAAGKPVAIAMEAIAPDGYNGNIKLIVGINTQGEVLGVRTLAHQETPGLGDKIELRKSDWVTKFVGKVLKSEDDKQWQVQKDGGDFDQFTGATITPRAYVKAVKRAVWYFTQHQAEIFSQPLNCEAKHD, from the coding sequence TTGAATAACCCAATGATTAAAAATGGTCTGTTACTCGCCCTGTTTGCCCTGCTCTGCACTGGCTTAGTCGCAGTGGTCAATCAACAGACCTTCGATAAAATAAAGCTGCAACAGCAGAAAGAACTGATGGGCATCTTACATCAACTGATCCCCGAGGAAATCCATGACAATGAGCTGACCGCTCAATGTACATTGCTGCAGAACAAAGAGGCGCTAGGCACAGAAGATGCCATGCCTGCTTATATTGCCACCGCAGCCGGTAAACCCGTTGCAATCGCTATGGAAGCCATCGCCCCTGATGGCTATAACGGTAATATCAAACTGATTGTGGGCATCAATACCCAAGGTGAAGTGTTAGGCGTGCGCACCCTTGCCCACCAAGAAACCCCTGGGCTTGGAGATAAAATCGAATTACGTAAATCCGATTGGGTCACCAAGTTTGTCGGAAAAGTACTTAAATCCGAAGATGATAAGCAATGGCAGGTGCAAAAAGACGGCGGCGATTTCGATCAATTTACCGGTGCCACGATTACGCCTCGCGCCTATGTGAAAGCCGTAAAACGCGCGGTATGGTACTTTACTCAGCATCAAGCAGAAATTTTCAGCCAACCACTTAATTGTGAGGCCAAACATGACTAA
- a CDS encoding electron transport complex subunit E: protein MTNYREIAWQGLWKNNPGLVQRLGLCPLLAVTTTLTNALGLGIATMLVLIGSNVLISLVRDYVPKEIRIPVFVMIIAALVTAVQLLVNAYAYGLYMSLGIFLPLIVTNCIIIGRAEAFASRNNAFSSAFDGLMMGLGFTLVLVLLGATREILGQGTLFDGADQLLGPWAKALTFQVWQVDTSFLLAMLPPGAFIVMGLLIALKNVIDKKLRERQPETAVQPSVARARITKVS, encoded by the coding sequence ATGACTAATTATCGCGAAATTGCTTGGCAAGGGCTGTGGAAAAATAACCCTGGTCTAGTACAGCGCCTCGGGCTTTGCCCATTGCTAGCGGTCACAACAACCCTCACCAATGCCCTTGGCCTTGGTATCGCCACTATGCTGGTACTGATAGGCTCTAACGTCTTAATATCGTTAGTACGCGACTATGTGCCCAAGGAAATCCGTATCCCCGTGTTTGTGATGATCATTGCAGCGCTGGTGACGGCGGTGCAACTTCTGGTGAATGCTTATGCCTATGGGCTTTATATGTCGTTGGGGATCTTCCTACCGCTGATTGTGACCAACTGCATTATCATTGGCCGCGCAGAAGCATTTGCTTCCCGTAATAATGCCTTTAGCTCCGCCTTCGATGGTTTGATGATGGGATTAGGGTTTACCTTGGTATTGGTCTTACTTGGCGCCACGCGAGAAATCCTTGGTCAAGGCACACTGTTTGATGGCGCAGATCAACTGCTTGGCCCTTGGGCAAAAGCCTTAACATTTCAGGTATGGCAAGTTGATACGTCCTTCCTGCTAGCCATGTTGCCGCCCGGCGCCTTTATCGTCATGGGTTTACTTATCGCTCTTAAAAACGTTATCGATAAAAAGCTTAGAGAGCGTCAGCCTGAAACGGCGGTTCAACCAAGCGTCGCACGGGCACGGATCACTAAAGTGAGTTAA
- a CDS encoding CLCA_X family protein — protein MLIHQQYTRHGPDYRFGEQMTFLDVKQTFGFSHVRVGRWVTREESLIAANLVFDSLADLAFILHLPPLTLGLRQSLSLAFGHGGQKGVQAHYAPAARELALAKNAGAGALAHEFWHAFDHYVAPKAFQRVTGRFTCASDLWLADLPLIDHPLNQRLVEIFRVTLLSEDNLAPSDYVRRAIALDKRYGSQYFAKPTEMMARAFEACIESYQGIQNPYLVSGTRYSSLAKEGAYPDEPHRQRIFKALIAYFEPLGIALGKAG, from the coding sequence GTGTTAATTCATCAGCAATATACCCGCCATGGCCCTGATTATCGCTTTGGTGAGCAAATGACCTTTCTCGATGTGAAACAAACCTTTGGCTTTAGTCATGTGCGCGTAGGGCGTTGGGTTACGCGGGAAGAATCCTTAATTGCCGCTAATTTAGTGTTTGATTCGCTGGCAGACCTTGCCTTTATCCTGCATTTACCGCCCTTAACCTTAGGGCTAAGGCAAAGCTTAAGCCTTGCTTTTGGTCATGGCGGACAAAAGGGCGTGCAGGCTCATTATGCGCCTGCAGCAAGAGAGTTGGCATTGGCAAAAAATGCCGGCGCTGGCGCCTTGGCCCATGAGTTTTGGCATGCGTTTGACCATTATGTGGCGCCTAAGGCGTTTCAACGGGTAACGGGGCGGTTTACGTGCGCCAGCGATTTATGGCTTGCTGATCTGCCGCTCATTGATCATCCGTTAAATCAGCGTTTAGTCGAAATTTTTCGAGTGACATTACTCTCTGAGGACAATCTAGCGCCGAGCGATTATGTCCGCCGCGCAATAGCATTAGATAAACGTTATGGCTCGCAGTATTTTGCTAAACCTACCGAAATGATGGCTCGGGCCTTTGAAGCGTGTATCGAATCCTATCAAGGTATCCAAAATCCCTATCTGGTGTCTGGCACGCGATATTCATCCTTAGCCAAGGAAGGCGCGTATCCCGACGAGCCGCATAGGCAACGCATTTTCAAGGCACTGATTGCCTATTTTGAGCCGCTAGGCATCGCGTTAGGGAAAGCGGGATAA
- a CDS encoding AraC family transcriptional regulator: MRALATWQDKCIDSQLLVASLVGLFKQRDLDCDKLLRGTGIFITDIRKPDHLISPKQLARLLDNALAQWPNGDLSFLLGQLWFPSQSGVLTSGMFCARDVKELIYFWHKYHWLTQPWLQTWRWQGEHEWHFLLSLDLGMHRHKQFFIELSLSSFMACFKQLLGQAWRGSICFPYPAPDNLAHYYKYFGMDLRFDAPLCRISMAKNLLRQPSLFANQSLLYSQPENVDTHCAEDAQLPSASQSCIHGEAASPALDIQPLQLPLRPQLNMAKAARQALFAQEFRLGLAAGIRLKLMRRTLSLPEMAQILEISPATLKRRLGEMGLNYGQLADESRLIRALYFLAEPEQDAHSIASSLSFSDASNFRRSFKRWTGQLPGYFRYWLA, from the coding sequence ATGCGTGCGCTGGCCACTTGGCAGGATAAATGTATCGATAGCCAATTGCTGGTGGCAAGCCTTGTGGGGCTCTTTAAACAACGAGATCTTGATTGCGATAAGTTACTCAGGGGGACGGGCATTTTTATAACGGATATTCGTAAACCCGATCACCTTATCAGCCCCAAGCAGTTAGCTCGTCTGCTGGATAACGCATTAGCGCAATGGCCAAATGGCGATTTGAGTTTTTTGCTCGGCCAGCTGTGGTTTCCGTCACAAAGTGGTGTGCTAACGTCGGGGATGTTTTGTGCGCGGGATGTTAAGGAGCTGATTTATTTTTGGCATAAGTATCATTGGCTCACCCAGCCTTGGTTGCAAACCTGGCGTTGGCAGGGGGAGCATGAGTGGCATTTTTTGTTAAGCCTCGATTTAGGTATGCACAGGCACAAGCAGTTTTTTATTGAGTTAAGTCTGTCGTCATTTATGGCGTGTTTTAAGCAATTACTTGGGCAAGCGTGGCGCGGCAGTATCTGTTTTCCATACCCAGCACCGGATAATTTGGCCCATTACTATAAATATTTTGGTATGGATTTACGCTTTGATGCGCCGCTGTGCAGGATCTCCATGGCGAAAAATTTATTGCGCCAGCCTTCGCTATTTGCCAACCAAAGTCTACTTTATTCCCAACCCGAGAATGTCGATACTCACTGTGCTGAGGATGCTCAGCTGCCATCTGCGTCTCAATCTTGCATTCATGGTGAGGCAGCCTCTCCAGCTCTGGATATTCAACCTCTGCAATTGCCATTAAGGCCGCAACTCAATATGGCAAAGGCGGCTCGCCAAGCATTATTCGCGCAGGAGTTTCGTCTCGGATTAGCAGCGGGCATTCGCCTAAAATTGATGCGAAGAACACTGTCGTTGCCCGAAATGGCGCAGATCCTGGAGATTAGCCCTGCCACACTAAAACGCCGTCTTGGCGAGATGGGATTAAATTATGGGCAACTTGCTGATGAAAGTCGTTTAATCAGGGCGCTGTATTTTTTAGCAGAACCCGAGCAAGACGCCCACAGTATTGCCTCCTCGTTATCCTTTAGTGATGCCAGCAATTTTAGGCGTTCATTTAAGCGATGGACGGGCCAATTACCTGGTTATTTTCGCTATTGGTTAGCTTAG
- a CDS encoding GGDEF domain-containing protein — MCILGTTAKSLRLASVYGLSLFILFIVPLYLWQSTAAKMIAEVDWLDVATEGALFVLGMCWLMVIVSVRPSGRVTNLLIAGLSSYCLGCYLDLLDEIFIVKTLPIYNWFEKMPTPVGLLVLTGGLWLWRDEQTVVNRQLQTREQFHREHQLTDSLTLLNDAKAFEHHLVKQLSQNQSVGLLMLDVDYFHRYNKNQGVEEGDKLLSQLALWLSSTLRNQDLVCRYAGDRFVILLRGAIPSFVSVMAEQLQHGIKAFDCSATVVWTLPSPKMLPLQNSTCTAKEEAIALLQVLNQKMSQQKELRVSEAIAPSPFNTLDKSAASELN; from the coding sequence GTGTGTATTTTGGGCACTACTGCAAAATCATTACGTTTAGCCAGTGTCTATGGCTTAAGCCTGTTTATTCTCTTCATTGTGCCGCTGTATCTGTGGCAGAGCACTGCGGCCAAAATGATTGCAGAGGTGGATTGGCTTGATGTCGCTACCGAAGGCGCTTTATTTGTGCTCGGGATGTGCTGGTTGATGGTGATAGTGTCTGTTCGCCCTTCAGGGCGAGTGACCAACTTATTAATTGCGGGTTTATCAAGCTATTGTTTAGGTTGTTATTTGGATTTACTGGATGAGATTTTTATTGTCAAAACCCTCCCTATTTATAACTGGTTTGAAAAAATGCCGACGCCAGTAGGGTTACTGGTGCTTACGGGCGGTTTATGGTTATGGCGAGATGAGCAAACCGTGGTTAATCGCCAGCTACAAACGCGAGAGCAATTTCATCGGGAGCATCAATTGACAGATAGTCTGACCTTACTCAATGATGCCAAGGCTTTTGAACATCACTTAGTCAAACAATTATCACAAAATCAATCAGTTGGATTATTAATGCTTGATGTCGATTATTTTCATCGATATAACAAAAATCAAGGCGTTGAAGAGGGGGATAAGCTGTTGTCTCAGTTGGCACTCTGGTTAAGTTCAACCTTACGCAATCAAGATTTAGTCTGCCGCTACGCTGGAGATCGTTTTGTTATCCTGCTTCGTGGGGCGATTCCTTCATTTGTTAGTGTGATGGCAGAGCAGTTGCAGCATGGAATTAAGGCTTTTGATTGTAGCGCGACAGTGGTGTGGACACTGCCGTCACCCAAAATGCTTCCTCTGCAAAATAGTACATGTACAGCCAAAGAAGAGGCGATAGCACTACTGCAAGTATTGAATCAAAAAATGTCACAGCAAAAAGAGCTTCGTGTATCAGAGGCTATCGCTCCATCCCCCTTTAATACGCTGGATAAATCAGCAGCAAGCGAGCTTAACTAA
- a CDS encoding TonB-dependent receptor, with protein sequence MQSATSSLKAAASAPHKERLIAKASKSISARLSAISLAMMLAGFSTNALAVGKLEGQIRDNSSQQPLAGATVTLKELNLSQQAGRDGRFFFVGVKDGDYTLVVNYLGAMTTEHKISIRDKQTTLQDISLNSQDDVEHIRVVGQQGALSKSMNRQRGADNVLSVVSADVLGNFPDSNISESLQRVPGLSIERDQGEGRFVRVRGMAPDYNSVSMNGTRLPSPESDRRAVALDVVPSDLLQSVEVSKTLTPDMDADALGGAIEVKSLSAFDRDDTYLNLNTEASQDTLTDNINPKLAASYSDIIAENLGIAIATSWYNRDFGSDNVETGGDWAFAEDSGFDDAALASVDARDYEINRERLGVGVNFDYRPSDDTDLYLRTLYSEFDDTETRNSAKTKWKSAQQADALSQGKTTRSLKSRTENQNITSFVLGGQTRFDRWTFDYQASHSSASAEKPRDIAGADFVAKIDNTGFSNTQTPQIIAPEDYYQNANFELDEIEIAASKAEDTINAVNVDLTRQLTLGDYSAEVKTGVKVSRRDKSNREDIWIYSDLGDQGVSDDALLLSQYAGNELDYSLGRFGTGIDSTPVWELVNSLDADDNRDEVESTINDFDITEDINAAYLMGHMDIGKLRILTGLRVEQNQWDSTGSGYDGAKDEFIDINHSSDEDHWLPALHLTYRYTDNTVLRAAWTNTLVRPTFGQLAPGYLLEEDDGDIDLTFGNPQLKSLESMNVDLSLEHYFGNIGLISAGLFYKDIENFIYQADLAGLGDYVDAHSAVTFVNGDSADIYGLELSYVQEFHFLPEPFNALVLNSNLTYTDSSANISWIEDGQLLSRDIPMPSQSDLTANLSLGYENSYASVWLSAAYKSEYLQEVTELSDERLDLYQDNHLQWDFVAKAHLTSNVTLYFKGVNLTDEPYYSYTGNSAYNAQYEAYGRTFQLGLQYTNY encoded by the coding sequence ATGCAATCTGCTACATCCTCCTTAAAAGCAGCAGCGTCTGCACCACATAAAGAACGTTTAATCGCAAAAGCATCCAAATCCATTTCGGCACGCCTTTCGGCGATAAGCTTAGCAATGATGCTCGCAGGTTTTAGTACTAACGCCCTCGCCGTGGGCAAACTTGAAGGGCAAATTCGTGATAACAGCAGCCAGCAACCCCTTGCGGGCGCGACTGTGACCTTAAAAGAACTAAACCTGAGTCAACAGGCTGGCCGCGATGGCCGCTTCTTTTTTGTGGGAGTGAAAGATGGCGATTACACCTTAGTCGTCAATTACCTCGGAGCAATGACGACTGAACATAAGATCAGCATTCGTGACAAACAAACCACACTGCAAGATATCAGTTTAAACAGCCAAGATGATGTGGAGCATATCCGCGTTGTGGGGCAACAGGGCGCGCTCAGTAAATCGATGAACCGCCAACGCGGTGCAGATAATGTGCTCAGTGTGGTAAGCGCTGATGTGTTGGGGAATTTCCCCGACAGTAATATCAGTGAGTCGCTGCAACGGGTGCCAGGCTTATCAATTGAACGGGATCAGGGCGAAGGTCGTTTTGTGCGTGTGCGCGGTATGGCGCCAGACTATAACTCAGTATCGATGAACGGTACACGCTTACCCTCCCCCGAAAGTGATAGACGCGCGGTCGCCCTTGATGTGGTGCCATCGGATCTACTGCAATCGGTAGAAGTGAGTAAAACCTTAACCCCAGATATGGATGCTGATGCCCTAGGCGGCGCCATTGAGGTAAAAAGCCTGTCGGCCTTCGATCGCGATGATACCTATCTCAATCTCAACACTGAGGCGAGCCAAGATACCTTAACCGACAATATCAACCCCAAATTAGCGGCCAGTTACAGCGATATCATTGCTGAAAATCTGGGTATTGCCATCGCGACCAGTTGGTATAACCGCGACTTTGGCTCTGATAACGTCGAAACCGGTGGCGATTGGGCGTTTGCAGAGGATTCCGGCTTTGATGACGCAGCACTTGCATCTGTTGATGCCCGTGATTATGAAATCAATCGTGAGCGTTTAGGTGTCGGAGTGAACTTTGATTATCGTCCAAGCGATGATACCGACTTGTATCTACGCACACTTTATAGCGAATTTGATGACACAGAAACCCGCAATAGCGCTAAAACCAAGTGGAAGTCAGCGCAGCAGGCAGATGCATTAAGCCAAGGTAAAACCACCCGCTCGCTCAAATCGCGTACTGAGAATCAAAATATTACTTCCTTTGTGCTCGGCGGCCAAACCCGCTTTGACCGCTGGACCTTTGACTATCAAGCGAGTCACAGCAGCGCCAGCGCCGAAAAACCGCGGGATATTGCGGGCGCCGATTTTGTGGCCAAGATTGATAACACCGGCTTTAGCAATACACAGACGCCACAAATCATCGCCCCTGAAGACTATTACCAAAACGCAAATTTTGAACTCGATGAGATTGAAATTGCCGCCTCCAAGGCCGAAGACACCATCAACGCAGTGAATGTCGATCTTACCCGTCAACTCACCCTAGGCGACTACAGCGCCGAAGTGAAAACTGGGGTGAAAGTGAGTCGCCGCGATAAAAGTAATCGGGAAGATATTTGGATATACAGTGACTTAGGCGATCAAGGTGTGAGCGATGATGCCCTGCTGCTAAGCCAATATGCGGGCAATGAACTCGACTATAGCTTAGGCCGCTTCGGTACAGGTATTGATTCAACCCCAGTGTGGGAGCTCGTCAATAGCCTCGATGCGGATGATAATCGCGATGAAGTCGAGTCCACCATTAACGATTTTGACATTACTGAAGATATTAATGCCGCCTACCTAATGGGACATATGGATATCGGAAAGCTGCGGATACTCACAGGACTGCGTGTCGAGCAAAATCAATGGGACTCTACCGGCTCTGGCTATGATGGCGCCAAAGACGAATTTATCGATATCAATCATTCTAGCGATGAAGATCATTGGCTACCCGCGCTGCACCTAACCTATCGTTATACCGACAATACCGTGCTGCGCGCCGCGTGGACAAACACCTTAGTGCGCCCGACGTTCGGCCAATTAGCGCCGGGGTATTTGCTCGAAGAAGATGATGGCGATATTGATTTAACCTTTGGTAATCCACAGCTTAAGTCGCTTGAATCAATGAATGTTGACTTAAGCCTTGAGCACTATTTCGGCAATATAGGATTAATTTCGGCGGGTCTTTTCTATAAAGATATCGAAAACTTTATTTATCAAGCGGATTTAGCCGGCCTCGGTGACTATGTGGATGCCCACAGCGCCGTGACTTTTGTTAATGGTGACAGCGCCGACATCTACGGGCTAGAACTCAGTTATGTGCAGGAGTTTCACTTTTTACCCGAGCCATTTAATGCCTTGGTGCTCAACTCTAACCTTACCTACACCGATTCCAGTGCCAACATCAGTTGGATTGAGGACGGCCAGTTACTGAGTCGCGATATCCCGATGCCGAGCCAATCGGATCTAACCGCGAACCTCTCACTGGGATACGAAAATAGCTACGCCAGTGTCTGGTTATCGGCGGCCTATAAATCTGAATATTTACAGGAAGTCACCGAGCTAAGTGATGAGCGCCTTGATCTCTACCAAGACAATCATCTGCAATGGGATTTTGTCGCAAAAGCCCATTTGACCAGCAATGTGACCTTATATTTCAAAGGGGTAAACCTAACCGATGAGCCCTATTATAGCTACACCGGCAACAGCGCCTATAACGCCCAATATGAAGCCTATGGACGCACTTTCCAATTAGGCCTGCAGTATACCAACTACTAA